The following coding sequences lie in one Variovorax terrae genomic window:
- a CDS encoding asparaginase — MAQKIVVLGTGGTIAGTAATAGDNIGYTAAQVGVEQLVAALPALRGVPLLTEQVAQVDSKDMDFGIWAALARRCAHWLAQPEVQGIVITHGTDTLEETAYFLQSVLAAAKPVVLACAMRPATALSPDGPQNLLDAVAVARTAGAHGVVAVCAGVVHGALEVRKAHTYRLDAFSSGEGGPLGYVEEGAVRLTRNWPEVQAGWSLDAIEKIANEATWPRVEIVMNYAGASGAVVRALVQDGVQGLVAAGTGNGSLHHELETALLDAQAAGVKVVRATRCADGRVLPRPGDAIADSQGLSPVKARVALLLGLLR; from the coding sequence ATGGCGCAAAAGATTGTGGTTCTGGGCACCGGCGGCACGATCGCCGGCACGGCCGCGACGGCGGGAGACAACATCGGCTACACCGCTGCGCAGGTTGGTGTGGAGCAGCTGGTGGCGGCCCTCCCGGCGCTGCGCGGCGTGCCGCTGCTGACCGAACAGGTGGCGCAGGTCGACAGCAAGGACATGGATTTCGGCATCTGGGCCGCGCTGGCCCGGCGCTGCGCCCATTGGCTGGCCCAGCCCGAGGTGCAGGGCATCGTCATCACGCATGGCACCGACACGCTGGAGGAGACCGCGTACTTCCTGCAATCGGTGCTGGCGGCCGCCAAGCCCGTGGTGCTGGCCTGCGCCATGCGCCCGGCCACGGCCCTCTCGCCGGATGGCCCGCAGAACCTGCTGGACGCCGTAGCCGTGGCGCGCACGGCGGGCGCGCATGGCGTGGTGGCCGTGTGCGCGGGCGTGGTGCACGGCGCGCTGGAGGTTCGCAAGGCCCACACCTACCGGCTCGATGCCTTCAGCTCGGGCGAGGGCGGGCCGCTCGGCTATGTCGAGGAAGGCGCTGTGCGTTTGACGCGAAATTGGCCAGAGGTCCAGGCGGGGTGGTCATTAGATGCTATCGAAAAGATAGCGAACGAGGCGACCTGGCCGCGCGTGGAAATCGTCATGAACTATGCCGGCGCCAGCGGCGCCGTGGTGCGGGCGCTGGTGCAGGACGGCGTGCAGGGCCTGGTGGCGGCGGGCACCGGCAACGGCAGCCTGCACCATGAACTCGAAACCGCTTTGCTCGACGCGCAGGCTGCCGGCGTGAAGGTGGTGCGCGCCACGCGCTGCGCCGACGGGCGCGTGCTGCCCAGGCCCGGTGACGCCATCGCCGATTCGCAGGGGCTGTCGCCCGTGAAGGCGCGCGTGGCGCTGCTGCTGGGGTTGCTGCGCTAA
- the lexA gene encoding transcriptional repressor LexA: MIDLPQFPVKLTARQQQILDLIQSAIARTGAPPTRAEIAAELGFKSANAAEEHLQALARKGVIELVSGTSRGIRLKSDTLRSINESRIKQFSLPLPSLAQLALPLVGRVAAGSPILAQEHVDQTYYVESSLFQRRPDYLLKVRGMSMRDAGIMDGDLLAVQAGKDAKNGQIVVARLGDEVTVKRFKRNKHLIELHAENPDYQTIIVEPGEPFEIEGLAVGLIRNTMLM, from the coding sequence ATGATCGACCTGCCGCAGTTTCCCGTCAAACTCACCGCCCGCCAGCAGCAGATTCTGGACCTGATCCAGAGCGCCATCGCCCGCACCGGCGCGCCGCCCACGCGGGCCGAGATCGCCGCCGAGCTCGGCTTCAAGTCTGCCAACGCCGCCGAGGAGCACCTGCAGGCGCTGGCGCGCAAGGGCGTGATCGAGCTGGTCAGCGGCACCTCGCGCGGCATCCGCCTCAAGAGCGACACGCTGCGCTCCATCAACGAGTCGCGCATCAAGCAGTTCTCCCTGCCGCTGCCCAGCCTGGCCCAGCTGGCCCTGCCCCTGGTGGGGCGGGTGGCCGCCGGCTCGCCCATTCTCGCGCAGGAGCATGTGGACCAGACCTACTACGTCGAAAGCAGCCTGTTCCAGCGCAGGCCCGACTACCTGCTCAAGGTGCGCGGCATGTCCATGCGCGACGCCGGCATCATGGATGGCGACCTGCTCGCCGTGCAGGCCGGCAAGGACGCCAAGAACGGCCAGATCGTGGTGGCGCGCCTGGGCGACGAAGTCACGGTCAAGCGCTTCAAGCGCAACAAGCACCTGATCGAGCTGCACGCCGAGAACCCCGACTACCAGACCATCATCGTCGAGCCCGGCGAGCCCTTCGAGATCGAAGGCCTGGCCGTCGGCCTGATCCGCAACACCATGCTGATGTAG
- a CDS encoding helix-hairpin-helix domain-containing protein has translation MKAATAQQAQALEDIPNIGRAIASDLRLIGIHQPQQLQGRDALALYRSLNRATHQRQDPCVLDTFMAAVDFMNGAAPAPWWHYTAQRKSLYRDL, from the coding sequence ATGAAGGCGGCAACGGCGCAGCAGGCCCAGGCCCTGGAGGACATCCCCAACATCGGCCGCGCGATCGCCAGCGATCTGCGGTTGATCGGCATCCACCAGCCGCAGCAGTTGCAAGGCCGGGATGCGCTGGCGCTGTACCGGTCGCTCAACCGCGCCACGCACCAGCGCCAAGATCCGTGCGTGCTCGACACCTTCATGGCTGCGGTCGACTTCATGAACGGTGCAGCGCCCGCGCCCTGGTGGCACTACACGGCGCAAAGAAAGAGCTTGTACAGGGATCTCTAG
- a CDS encoding DUF1993 domain-containing protein, with protein MSISMSSASLPIFKSMLGNLSHFLDKAQAHAEAKKFDAAVLLQCRLAPDMLPFTRQVLIACDGPKLGVARLSGVEAPKFEDNEATLPELKARIEKTLAYLESVPAERLDGTEDKEITFPVGREKTRTMKGEAYLKHWVLPNFFFHVTTAYAILRHNGVALGKTDYLLGSQA; from the coding sequence ATGTCCATTTCCATGTCGTCGGCCAGCCTGCCGATTTTCAAATCCATGCTCGGCAACCTTAGCCATTTCCTGGACAAGGCGCAGGCCCATGCCGAGGCGAAGAAGTTCGATGCTGCCGTGCTGCTGCAGTGCCGCCTGGCGCCCGACATGCTGCCGTTCACGCGCCAGGTGCTGATCGCCTGCGACGGCCCCAAGCTCGGCGTGGCGCGGCTGTCGGGCGTGGAGGCGCCGAAGTTCGAGGACAACGAGGCCACCTTGCCCGAACTGAAGGCGCGCATCGAGAAAACCCTGGCCTACCTGGAGAGCGTGCCCGCCGAGCGGCTCGATGGCACGGAGGACAAGGAGATCACCTTCCCGGTCGGCCGTGAGAAGACGCGCACCATGAAGGGCGAGGCCTACCTCAAGCATTGGGTCCTGCCCAATTTCTTCTTCCATGTGACCACGGCCTATGCCATCCTGAGGCACAACGGCGTGGCGCTGGGCAAGACCGACTACCTGCTGGGCAGCCAGGCCTGA
- a CDS encoding D-2-hydroxyacid dehydrogenase family protein, translating to MNIVILDDYQDAVRKLDCAARLDAFPAKVYTNTVKGIGQLSVRLKDADVIVLIRERTHITRALIEKLPRLKLIAQTGKVGPHVDVAACSERGIAVAEGVGSPVAPAELTWALIMASVRRLPQYIAHLKHGAWQQSGLKAASMPPNFGLGTVLRGKTLGIWGYGKIGQLVASYGRAFGMHVRVWGREASREKAAGDGYQAASSRAAFFEECDVLSVHLRLNDETRGIVTLEDLSRMKPTALFVNTSRAELIETDALIAGLNRGRPGLAAIDVFESEPILQGHALLRLENCICTPHIGYVEQDSYELYFSAAFDNVVNFIKGTPTNIVNPGALQVRR from the coding sequence ATGAACATTGTGATCCTCGACGACTACCAGGATGCGGTGCGCAAACTCGACTGCGCCGCCCGGCTCGACGCCTTCCCGGCCAAGGTCTACACCAACACGGTCAAGGGGATCGGCCAGCTCTCGGTGCGGCTGAAGGACGCCGACGTGATCGTCCTGATCCGCGAACGCACGCACATCACGCGCGCGCTGATCGAAAAACTGCCCCGGCTCAAGCTGATCGCGCAGACCGGCAAGGTCGGCCCCCATGTCGACGTGGCGGCCTGCAGCGAGCGCGGCATCGCGGTGGCCGAGGGCGTGGGCTCGCCGGTGGCGCCGGCTGAGCTGACCTGGGCCCTGATCATGGCGTCCGTGCGCCGCCTGCCCCAGTACATCGCGCACCTCAAGCATGGCGCCTGGCAGCAATCGGGCCTCAAGGCCGCCTCGATGCCGCCGAACTTCGGCCTCGGCACCGTGTTGCGCGGCAAGACGCTGGGCATCTGGGGCTACGGCAAGATCGGCCAGCTGGTGGCGTCCTACGGCCGCGCCTTCGGCATGCATGTGCGGGTCTGGGGCCGCGAGGCCTCGCGCGAGAAAGCCGCCGGCGACGGCTACCAGGCCGCCAGCAGCCGCGCGGCCTTCTTCGAGGAGTGCGACGTGCTGTCCGTGCACCTTCGGCTCAACGACGAGACGCGCGGCATCGTCACGCTGGAAGACCTGTCGCGCATGAAGCCCACGGCGCTGTTCGTGAACACCTCGCGCGCCGAACTGATCGAGACCGACGCCCTGATCGCGGGCCTCAACCGCGGCCGCCCGGGCCTGGCCGCCATCGACGTGTTCGAGAGCGAACCGATCCTGCAAGGCCACGCCCTGCTGCGGCTGGAGAACTGCATCTGCACGCCGCACATCGGCTATGTGGAGCAGGACAGCTACGAGCTGTATTTCAGCGCGGCTTTCGATAATGTGGTCAACTTCATCAAGGGAACGCCAACCAACATCGTCAATCCTGGGGCCTTGCAGGTTCGTCGTTGA
- a CDS encoding MFS transporter, whose product MDTTGTTARQPPLPGVLWALLLGNFVIGTGVMVVPGTLNELSSSLNVPVATAGQLISAGALVMCLGAPLLAAVVAGWDRRRLLTLSLLWYGVLHLLCAAMPSFGTLFPVRVLAVISPAIFTPQAAACVGLLVPPAQRGRAITFVFLGWSVASVLGLPLAAWIGGSLGWRSAFALVGLMSFASMAWVWRAMPDGIRPPALSAAAWRETLRSRALMLCVAVTVLYSAGQFVLFSYFAPYYKARLDLSPLQLSLLFAWFGVFGFIGNVWMSRNIDRLGTARAVMISIAGIALSLLLWPLGTSLLLAALVMVPWALGCFSSNSAQQARLVGLAPMLAAGSIALNTSAMYAGQALGAASGGWLIAHGQMHVLHWAGLGGVLLAMLLSWRASLASPPLRQA is encoded by the coding sequence ATGGACACCACAGGCACGACTGCCCGACAACCGCCGCTGCCCGGCGTGCTCTGGGCGCTGCTGCTCGGCAACTTCGTCATCGGCACGGGCGTGATGGTCGTGCCCGGCACCCTCAATGAACTCAGCAGCTCGCTGAACGTCCCCGTGGCCACGGCCGGCCAGCTGATCTCGGCCGGCGCGCTGGTCATGTGCCTGGGCGCGCCGCTGCTGGCCGCCGTGGTGGCGGGCTGGGACCGCCGCCGCCTGCTGACGCTGTCGCTGCTCTGGTACGGCGTGCTGCATCTGCTGTGCGCGGCCATGCCGAGCTTCGGCACCCTGTTTCCGGTGCGCGTGCTGGCCGTCATCTCGCCGGCCATCTTCACGCCACAGGCCGCGGCCTGCGTCGGCCTGCTGGTGCCGCCGGCGCAGCGCGGGCGGGCCATCACCTTCGTCTTCCTCGGCTGGTCAGTGGCCTCGGTGCTGGGCTTGCCGCTGGCCGCCTGGATCGGCGGCAGCCTGGGCTGGCGCAGCGCCTTCGCGCTGGTCGGGCTGATGAGTTTTGCCAGCATGGCCTGGGTCTGGCGCGCCATGCCCGACGGCATCCGCCCACCCGCCCTGTCGGCGGCAGCCTGGCGCGAGACGCTGCGGTCGCGCGCGCTGATGCTGTGCGTGGCGGTCACCGTGCTGTACTCGGCCGGGCAGTTCGTGCTGTTCTCCTATTTCGCGCCCTACTACAAGGCCCGCCTCGATCTGTCGCCGCTCCAGCTGAGCCTGCTGTTCGCCTGGTTCGGCGTTTTCGGCTTCATCGGCAATGTCTGGATGTCGCGCAACATCGACCGGCTCGGCACCGCGCGCGCCGTGATGATCAGCATCGCCGGCATTGCGCTGAGCCTGCTGCTGTGGCCGCTCGGCACCAGCCTCCTGCTGGCTGCACTGGTGATGGTGCCCTGGGCGCTGGGCTGCTTCTCGTCCAACTCGGCCCAGCAGGCGCGCCTGGTCGGGCTGGCGCCCATGCTGGCCGCCGGGTCGATCGCGCTCAACACCTCGGCCATGTACGCAGGCCAGGCACTGGGTGCGGCCAGCGGCGGCTGGCTGATCGCCCATGGCCAGATGCACGTGCTGCACTGGGCCGGGCTGGGCGGTGTGCTGCTGGCCATGCTGCTGAGCTGGCGGGCTTCGCTGGCGTCGCCGCCCCTGCGGCAGGCCTGA
- a CDS encoding type IV pilus assembly protein FimV, which translates to MALSLGRARGATLIGRPLDLTVPVRLESGEDPSTLCFDADVFHADTRIDGGKVRTVVEPGASPQDVLVRIRSSAIVDEPVVTVYLRAGCTQKTTRRYVLLADLSSDAPASAAPVVIAPPVTVPMPQPSLAASAVPSVPAANPVARAPVGEEAVPKAAAKARRKARAAASTNTAAAASPAPQGPAAAPPKRPREAAGGKPRLKLEGADLLVERDPTLRSSTEMLSAPAANEQQRAEAAALWRALNAQPQDLLRDAQRLQGLETDVKSLRDLTVKNQASLGELRTKLQKAEDERYSNGLVYGLIALLLAAIAAAGYAWRQKRSGETVGQNWWHGRDRVEAPDDELNLAAHLPEAAHSGFSRPLTEVDVDLGVDESMFESLKSRTIAPAAGPVSVLPSVIGSDFVSSTGGSGRAVKAEELFDIQQQADFFVSLGQYDQAIEVLKNHISDNVETSALAYLDLFKIYHSLERRAEYDHLREDFNRVFNAQVPPFEAFSADSRGLEAYEAALSRIEALWPSARVLDVIEESIFRKPGSGDGDAFDLEAYRELLLLYTIAKDVVDRRGEPVDSDLSDSLNSNPPGNGALPGRPTFSATAIQPLSTAPPAERSAADTWPGLVPLPKPSPRLGLDIDLSEELSEELPPSAFIEPGEDFSTTTSAPSHGSELRTTQPTPTVPDDNLIDFDLFDSSTEEEIAPKPRKR; encoded by the coding sequence ATGGCCCTGTCTCTTGGGCGCGCGCGCGGTGCCACGCTGATCGGGCGCCCGCTCGATCTGACCGTGCCGGTCCGGCTGGAATCCGGCGAAGACCCGTCGACCCTGTGCTTTGACGCCGACGTTTTCCATGCCGACACCCGGATCGATGGCGGCAAGGTCCGCACCGTGGTCGAGCCGGGCGCCAGCCCGCAGGACGTCCTGGTCCGCATCCGTTCCTCGGCCATCGTCGATGAGCCTGTGGTCACGGTCTACCTGCGGGCCGGCTGCACCCAGAAGACCACCCGCCGCTATGTGCTGCTGGCCGACCTGTCCAGCGACGCGCCGGCATCCGCTGCGCCGGTGGTCATTGCTCCTCCCGTGACTGTGCCCATGCCGCAGCCGTCATTGGCCGCCTCGGCGGTGCCGTCCGTTCCCGCTGCGAATCCCGTGGCGCGGGCGCCCGTGGGCGAGGAGGCGGTTCCCAAGGCCGCAGCCAAGGCACGGCGCAAGGCCCGGGCCGCTGCGAGCACCAACACCGCAGCCGCGGCCAGCCCGGCGCCGCAGGGGCCTGCTGCTGCGCCGCCCAAGCGGCCGCGCGAGGCGGCGGGCGGCAAACCCCGCCTCAAGCTCGAGGGGGCCGACCTGCTGGTCGAGCGCGACCCGACCCTGCGGTCCTCCACCGAGATGCTGTCGGCCCCGGCGGCCAACGAACAGCAGCGCGCCGAGGCGGCCGCCCTGTGGCGCGCGCTCAACGCCCAGCCGCAGGACCTGCTGCGCGATGCGCAGCGCCTGCAGGGGCTGGAGACGGACGTCAAATCGCTTCGCGACCTGACGGTGAAGAACCAGGCCAGCCTCGGCGAATTGCGCACCAAGCTGCAGAAGGCCGAGGACGAACGCTATTCCAATGGGCTGGTGTACGGCCTCATCGCGCTGCTGCTGGCAGCCATCGCAGCTGCCGGCTATGCGTGGCGCCAGAAGCGCAGCGGCGAAACCGTGGGGCAGAACTGGTGGCATGGCCGCGACCGCGTCGAGGCGCCCGACGACGAGTTGAACCTGGCGGCCCACCTGCCCGAGGCAGCGCATTCGGGTTTTTCGCGTCCGCTGACCGAAGTGGATGTGGATCTGGGCGTGGACGAGTCCATGTTCGAAAGCCTCAAGTCGCGGACGATCGCGCCGGCGGCTGGCCCGGTGTCGGTGCTGCCGTCGGTGATCGGCTCCGATTTCGTGAGCAGCACGGGCGGCAGCGGGCGCGCCGTCAAGGCCGAGGAACTGTTCGACATCCAGCAGCAGGCCGACTTCTTCGTGTCCCTCGGGCAGTACGACCAGGCCATCGAGGTGCTGAAGAACCACATCAGCGACAACGTGGAAACCAGCGCGCTGGCCTACCTGGACCTGTTCAAGATCTACCACTCGCTCGAGCGCCGGGCCGAATACGACCACCTGCGCGAGGATTTCAACCGCGTGTTCAACGCGCAGGTGCCGCCGTTCGAGGCCTTCAGCGCCGACAGCCGGGGCCTGGAGGCCTACGAGGCCGCGCTCTCGCGTATCGAGGCGCTGTGGCCGTCGGCGCGGGTGCTGGACGTGATCGAGGAGTCGATTTTCCGCAAGCCCGGCAGCGGCGACGGCGACGCCTTCGACCTGGAGGCCTACCGCGAGCTGCTGCTGCTCTACACGATCGCCAAGGACGTGGTGGACCGCCGCGGCGAGCCGGTCGACAGCGATCTGTCGGACTCCCTCAATTCGAACCCGCCCGGCAACGGCGCGCTGCCGGGGCGGCCGACCTTCTCGGCCACGGCGATCCAGCCCCTGTCCACCGCACCGCCGGCGGAAAGGAGCGCGGCGGACACCTGGCCCGGCCTGGTGCCGCTGCCCAAGCCTTCGCCTCGCCTGGGCCTGGACATCGACCTCAGCGAAGAGCTGAGTGAAGAGCTCCCACCATCGGCCTTCATCGAGCCGGGCGAGGATTTCTCCACCACCACTTCCGCGCCCAGCCATGGCTCCGAGCTGCGCACGACCCAGCCCACACCCACGGTCCCGGACGACAACCTGATCGATTTCGACCTGTTCGACTCTTCCACCGAAGAGGAAATCGCCCCGAAGCCGCGCAAGCGCTAG
- a CDS encoding 3-hydroxyacyl-CoA dehydrogenase: MKVVYTTVGVVGAGAMGQGIAQIAAQAGSTVRLFDTQTAAIARAREAIFAQWDRLRDKGKLDAAQAEACKARLLTADTLASLADCDLVVEAVVERLDVKKSLFAELEGLVSPLAVLATNTSSLSVTAIAAGLKRPQQFAGYHFFNPVPLMKVVEVIAGLKTAPAVCANLADYARQMGHTPVQAQDTPGFIVNHAGRGYGTEALRIVSEGVADFATIDRILKDQAGFKLGPFELMDLTALDVSHPVMESIYRQYYDEPRYRPSTITAQRLAGGMVGRKAGEGFYRYADGKAELPAEPAVPQMAELPPVWVSSRATRRAELYQLLKDLGARIETGQSPSPAALTLVAPLGFDVTTVAVVERLDPARTLGIDLLIEDSATKRRVLATNPATRADMRDAAHALFARDGKPVSVIRDSGGFVTQRVLATIVNIAADICQQRICSPRDLETAVTLGLGYPLGPLALGDRCGPTNVLEVLFNMQTVYGDPRYRPSPWLRRRGAIGLSLLHEED; encoded by the coding sequence ATGAAAGTTGTTTACACCACGGTCGGCGTCGTGGGCGCCGGCGCCATGGGCCAGGGCATCGCCCAGATCGCAGCCCAGGCCGGCAGCACCGTCCGCCTGTTCGACACCCAGACCGCCGCCATCGCCCGGGCGCGCGAGGCAATCTTCGCACAATGGGACAGGCTGCGGGACAAAGGCAAGCTGGATGCCGCCCAGGCCGAGGCCTGCAAGGCCCGCTTGCTGACCGCCGACACGCTGGCATCGCTAGCCGATTGCGACCTCGTGGTGGAGGCCGTGGTGGAGCGGCTCGACGTCAAGAAAAGCCTGTTTGCCGAGCTGGAGGGCCTCGTCTCGCCCTTAGCGGTGCTGGCAACCAACACCTCGTCGCTCTCGGTCACCGCGATTGCCGCCGGCCTGAAGCGGCCGCAGCAGTTCGCGGGCTACCACTTCTTCAATCCGGTGCCGCTGATGAAGGTGGTCGAGGTCATCGCCGGCCTGAAGACCGCGCCGGCCGTCTGCGCCAACCTGGCCGACTATGCCCGCCAGATGGGCCACACGCCGGTGCAGGCCCAGGACACGCCGGGCTTCATCGTCAACCACGCCGGGCGCGGCTACGGCACCGAGGCCCTGCGCATCGTGAGCGAGGGCGTGGCCGATTTCGCCACCATCGACCGCATCCTGAAAGACCAGGCCGGCTTCAAGCTCGGCCCGTTCGAGCTCATGGACCTGACGGCGCTCGATGTCTCGCATCCGGTCATGGAGTCGATCTACCGCCAGTACTACGACGAGCCGCGCTACCGCCCCAGCACCATCACCGCGCAGCGCCTGGCCGGCGGCATGGTGGGCCGCAAGGCCGGTGAAGGCTTCTACCGCTACGCCGATGGCAAGGCCGAGCTGCCGGCTGAGCCCGCCGTGCCGCAGATGGCCGAGCTGCCGCCGGTGTGGGTATCGAGCCGCGCCACGCGGCGCGCCGAGCTGTACCAGCTGCTCAAGGACCTGGGCGCGCGCATCGAAACCGGCCAGTCGCCCTCGCCCGCCGCGCTCACGCTGGTCGCGCCGCTGGGCTTCGACGTGACCACGGTCGCCGTGGTCGAGCGGCTCGACCCGGCGCGCACGCTGGGCATCGACCTGCTGATCGAGGACAGCGCCACGAAGCGCCGCGTGCTGGCCACCAACCCGGCCACCCGCGCCGACATGCGCGACGCGGCCCATGCGCTGTTCGCGCGCGACGGCAAGCCGGTCAGCGTGATCCGCGACAGCGGCGGCTTCGTCACCCAGCGCGTGTTGGCCACCATCGTCAACATCGCGGCCGACATCTGCCAGCAGCGCATCTGCAGCCCGCGCGATCTCGAAACCGCCGTCACGCTGGGCCTGGGCTACCCGCTGGGCCCGCTGGCCCTGGGCGACCGCTGCGGCCCGACCAACGTGCTCGAAGTGCTGTTCAACATGCAGACCGTCTATGGCGATCCGCGCTATCGCCCCAGCCCCTGGCTGCGCCGGCGCGGCGCGATCGGGCTGAGCCTGCTGCACGAAGAAGATTGA
- a CDS encoding oxepin-CoA hydrolase, alternative type, producing MPAEIKSTSHGQTMVLTLSNPEHRNALGPEMYAAGVEALNVAESSPEVRSVVIVGQGSLFSAGGNLQRLLGNRQQPPEVQAQSIEGLHNWIESIRTFPKPVIAAVEGAAAGAGFSLALACDFIVAAHNAVFVMAYSNIALSPDGGASWSLSHALPRQLVTELLMCGERIGAQRLHQLGLVNLLAEPASALTEALALAERLNARAPNVLASIKELVGDAADTTFNRQLAAERQHFVKNLHHANAGIGIAAFLDKQTPRYG from the coding sequence ATGCCCGCCGAAATCAAAAGCACCAGCCATGGCCAGACCATGGTGCTCACGCTCAGCAACCCCGAGCACCGCAACGCGCTGGGGCCCGAGATGTACGCCGCCGGCGTGGAAGCGCTCAACGTGGCCGAAAGCAGCCCGGAGGTCCGCTCGGTGGTCATCGTGGGCCAGGGTTCGCTGTTCAGCGCAGGCGGCAACCTGCAGCGCCTGCTCGGCAACCGGCAGCAGCCGCCCGAGGTGCAGGCCCAGAGCATCGAAGGCCTGCACAACTGGATCGAGTCGATCCGCACCTTTCCGAAACCGGTGATCGCGGCGGTCGAGGGTGCGGCCGCCGGTGCCGGCTTCTCGCTGGCGCTGGCCTGCGACTTCATCGTGGCGGCGCACAACGCCGTGTTCGTGATGGCCTATAGCAACATCGCGCTCTCGCCCGACGGCGGCGCGAGCTGGAGCCTGTCGCACGCCCTGCCGCGCCAGCTCGTGACCGAGCTGCTGATGTGCGGCGAGCGCATCGGCGCGCAGCGGCTGCACCAGCTCGGCCTGGTCAACCTGCTGGCGGAGCCCGCGAGCGCGCTCACCGAGGCCCTGGCCCTGGCGGAGCGGCTCAATGCCCGCGCGCCCAATGTCCTGGCCAGCATCAAGGAACTGGTCGGCGACGCGGCGGACACCACGTTCAACCGCCAGCTCGCCGCCGAGCGCCAGCATTTCGTCAAGAACCTGCACCACGCCAATGCCGGCATCGGCATTGCCGCCTTCCTCGACAAGCAGACGCCGCGCTACGGCTGA
- a CDS encoding Crp/Fnr family transcriptional regulator, with the protein MDDPILNIEEREAINAGRWFSSLSPSLRHDILRCAYVKRYKDGELIAARGDPPEEWIACAKGAVRVSSTSISGKQITLTYVEPGIWFGDVSIFDGDRRTHDAYAHGDSTILCVAKADFRKILATHVELYEAMLRLHARRIRQLYGLVEDLNTLPLRARLAKQLLHLVRSYGVPSLSDSREMRIGLQLAQEELAQLLGASRQRVNQELKAMEREEAIRIEPGGLLVRNREALLRIAESDN; encoded by the coding sequence ATGGACGACCCGATTCTTAACATTGAAGAACGTGAAGCGATCAATGCTGGTCGCTGGTTCTCATCCCTCTCACCCTCGCTGCGGCACGACATTCTCCGATGCGCCTACGTCAAACGCTACAAGGACGGCGAGCTGATCGCCGCCCGCGGCGATCCGCCCGAGGAATGGATCGCCTGCGCCAAGGGGGCGGTGCGGGTGAGCTCCACCTCGATCTCGGGCAAGCAGATCACGCTGACCTACGTGGAGCCCGGCATCTGGTTCGGCGACGTGTCGATCTTCGACGGCGACCGGCGCACTCACGATGCCTATGCGCATGGCGACAGCACCATCCTGTGCGTGGCCAAGGCCGATTTCCGCAAGATCCTCGCCACCCACGTCGAGCTGTACGAAGCCATGCTGCGCCTGCATGCGCGCCGCATCCGCCAGCTCTACGGCCTGGTGGAAGACCTCAACACCCTGCCCCTGCGCGCGCGCCTGGCCAAGCAGCTGCTGCACCTGGTGCGCAGCTACGGCGTGCCCAGCCTGTCGGACAGCCGCGAGATGCGCATCGGCCTGCAGCTGGCCCAGGAAGAACTGGCGCAGCTGCTGGGCGCCTCGCGCCAGCGCGTCAACCAGGAGCTCAAGGCCATGGAGCGCGAGGAAGCCATCCGCATCGAGCCGGGCGGCCTGCTGGTGCGCAACCGCGAGGCGCTGCTGCGCATCGCCGAATCGGACAACTGA